One bacterium genomic region harbors:
- the ftsZ gene encoding cell division protein FtsZ, which produces MANVERDLRRYAAIKVIGVGGGGSNAVNRMITAGLRGVEFIAINTDAQALALSNADKKIHIGGKLTRGLGAGGDPEVGRQAAEETREELTEVVEGADMVFVTAGMGGGTGTGGAPIIAQVARELGALTIGVVTRPFSFEGRRRAAAAEEGIRNLRQRVNTVITIPNDRLLQVVDKSATVVEAFRVADDVLRQGVQGIADLITVPGLINLDFADVRTIMTEAGSALIGIGIASGEGRAAQAAQAAIASPLLETSMEGARGVLINITGGMDLGMLEINEAAQVVQQAADPEANIIFGAVLDEHLDGKIQITVIATGFEGPRRTADLAEGMAEAADAPPRETTRVGLEDLDIPAFLRKR; this is translated from the coding sequence ATGGCGAACGTCGAGCGGGATCTCCGGCGCTACGCGGCGATCAAAGTGATCGGGGTCGGGGGCGGCGGCAGCAACGCGGTGAATCGCATGATCACCGCCGGCCTTCGAGGCGTGGAGTTCATCGCGATCAACACCGACGCGCAGGCCCTGGCGCTGTCGAACGCCGACAAGAAGATCCACATCGGCGGGAAGCTCACACGCGGACTTGGTGCCGGCGGCGACCCGGAGGTCGGGCGGCAGGCGGCCGAGGAGACTCGCGAGGAGCTCACCGAGGTGGTCGAGGGCGCCGACATGGTGTTCGTGACCGCTGGCATGGGCGGCGGCACGGGGACGGGCGGCGCGCCGATCATCGCGCAGGTCGCCCGCGAGCTCGGCGCGCTGACGATCGGGGTGGTCACCCGGCCGTTCAGCTTCGAGGGCCGCCGCCGCGCGGCCGCGGCCGAGGAGGGGATCCGGAACCTCAGGCAACGGGTCAACACGGTGATCACGATCCCGAACGACCGGCTGCTCCAAGTCGTGGATAAGAGCGCGACGGTGGTCGAGGCGTTCCGGGTCGCGGACGATGTCCTGCGCCAGGGCGTGCAGGGGATCGCCGACCTGATCACGGTGCCCGGGCTGATCAACCTCGACTTCGCCGACGTCCGCACGATCATGACCGAGGCCGGCTCCGCGCTCATCGGCATCGGGATCGCGAGCGGGGAGGGCCGGGCGGCCCAGGCGGCCCAGGCGGCGATCGCGAGCCCGCTGCTCGAGACCTCGATGGAAGGTGCCCGCGGCGTGCTCATCAACATCACGGGCGGCATGGACCTCGGGATGCTCGAGATCAACGAGGCCGCGCAGGTCGTCCAACAGGCCGCCGACCCCGAAGCGAACATCATCTTCGGGGCCGTGCTGGACGAGCATCTGGACGGGAAGATCCAGATCACGGTGATCGCGACCGGATTTGAGGGACCGCGCCGGACGGCCGACCTCGCGGAGGGCATGGCGGAAGCGGCCGATGCGCCGCCGCGCGAGACGACCCGGGTCGGGCTGGAGGACCTGGACATCCCCGCGTTCTTGAGGAAGCGCTAG